TCGGCTATCAATCCTGATTTTGAATaaatgtactttatatggaaTCTCTTCCTTATGCCcattacatacttttcaacgaatctagtataccctattactccacgagtaacgggtgtaatttaatcaaataagttttttggtttaattaattaaaatttagtttttatacttttactCTTCAGCGTTACCTTCATGTTAAGCATTACCTAAAGATGCTGTGATGGCGAAGATGGCATCAGGAGATCTATCGCTGACtagcacgagtagccaggagggTAAGTTGCCCAATTCATTCAAAGAACCCACCCATAGCATCTTTAATTTTAGAAGAGAGCTCGGAGTATGTGGGCTATGATAATACCCTCAGACCGCCGTCCAACTCCAGCGGCAGCACCACAGCTGCCAACATGTCCAACAACAATGGGCCCTCAAAGGGCGTCAATAGCGGAGTGGGCGTGTCGGGCATTTCCGGTGGAAAGGGCGCCAACTACGATATACTGCAGGCGCAGTACAAGTCCGCCCTTCTGGAGCTGAATACCTTGCGCCACCAGCATGCGAGTACAAAGCGGCGGTGCGATGAGTTAGCTACGGAACTAACTCTATACCAGGAGCACTACGTGGCCGATCGCAACAAGTTCACGGATATGGTGGAGGAGAGCGCCAGATTTAAGCGTTTGCTGCTggaaacccaaaaccaacAGAGCCAGCAGGCCCAGAATGGAAACAACCAAGTGCCGCCAGTCGGCAGTGGGAATCCTTATTACTTTGGCAAGACGCAGGGATGCGATGGAAGCTGTATTGAGAAGCTGGCCGAACTGAAGAAGGAGCGAAATATGGTCGCCGTGGAGAGGGAGAAGTACAAGAAGTCCTACATCGAGCTGGAAAAGGATCGCAACTACTATCGGGAGCGAGGCGATGAAAACCAGAAACTGAAGGTTCTACTTTCTCAGGAGAGTAAGAATGTGCTTTCCCTTACCGAGGAGCTAAATCAACTGCTCTCCGAGAAGGACAACGTGCTGCAGGAGCACCAGAAGATGTCCGACGATCTGGTTCTGGCCAACAAGGAAATTGAACGGCTCAAAAAAGACGAACAGCTTGCCAGGGCCGAAATCAAGGTTCTACAGCTGGCCAACGCGGACCTTAAAAAGCGCGATCTTCTGAAGTCTCGCGATAGCTCGTGGTCAAAAGAATTTCCAAGTGGGAAGGAGCTGGAGAACAGCAAGGAACTGGAAAAGCTGCGCAAGAGCCTAGAAAAGGCTCTCTCGGAGGTAGAGCGTTCAAGCCAGGATGCCGAAGAAGCAAAGCGCGTGCGGGATTGGGCCATATCGCAACGTGAAAAGATCGTGCAGGAGCGGGATTCAGTGAAGACGCTCTGTGACAAGATGCGCCACGAGAGAGATAAAGCCATCTCAGACTCCCTGATGGCCATCCGAGATAGCGAGAAGATTAAAAAGCAGAAGGACGAAGCGCAGAAGAAGATCGACTTGCTGAAAGAACaaatggagcagcaggagcgcCAAAATCTTGACAGTAATGCCTCCGGGTCCCGACGCAGTTTTCGCCTAAGCAGTTACGAGGGTGAGGATCTCCTGGAAGTCGAGCTGTCCGGCTACGAGCACACATCTGACCTTGGCATCATCCTGGATGACAGCAACAAGCGAAAACTGGTGTGTGGCGTAACCAGCAGTTCACCCGCATGCGGGAAGCTCAAGATCAACGATGTAATCTGCAAGGTGAACAACTTGGACTGCCAGTCTTTGTCGAAGCGGATGGTTCTTGACGAGATCCGCGCCTGTGCTCCTCGTTCCCTCCTGCTCGTTTCCCGAACTCGTCACAGCAAGCGGCACGCCTATTCTGTTCAGCTAAAGACTAGGGATAGGGATTGCCCGCATGGCCTGCAACTGGACATGGGAGTGTTCATTGCCAAGATCGAGCAGAACACGCTAGCCTTTTACGAACCTGAGCTGGACGTTGGCGACCGAGTGTTAAGCATTAACAACAAGTCGATGGACTCGGTGCAATCTATCGAAGAGGTTATGCAGCTGCTCAATAATCCCCGCAACGATGGACTGAATCTGTATGCCCTGAAATACGTGCAGGATCAGTTACCCCCGGGAATGACCACCTCGTCGGCGCAGACAGACTCCATTGACTGCATGCAGCATGTTTCGAGTGCCGGTGGAGGAAGTGGGCCCAGTAGCGCCACCAAACATCCGTCCAGGTTCGCGGAATTTTTCTTCCGAAAGCTTAAGTTCAGCAAGCCGGGCACGCCAGAGGATAACTTTGAGCAAGAGCACGACGACGCCATCGCTGCTTTGGATTCGGTGCTCAGTGAAAACAGCTCTGAGAAAAGCAAGGAGAATCTGTTCAACCGCAAAAAGCGCAccaagaaggagaaggaggccTCCAAGAGCATGGGCACCTGGCCGCGGACAAACATCTCGCACGAAAACCCAACGGGCACCATGCGAGGCAATGAGAAGAAGCGTGCTCTGATGTCGCTGTTTACAGCCGGTCCGATCAATGTGGACAAGGATGACGAGCTGATGGGCGATGTTGGAGTGCCGGAAAAGCAGCCAGCAGCGTTGATCCAGGACCAGTTGCCTCCACCGCTGCCCCCACAAATGTCAAAGCCACTGGCCCACATTCGCGGATCCAATGGGGGCGCTATAAAGACGCATCCAAACCGCAATTCTAATCCGGTGAGCTCGGGAGTCTCGGCATTGTTTCCCCCCGGACCCTCCAATGGAATGCCCACCGCTGGTTATCCCACACATCCGAGGCATTCGCTATACGGGGTGACTGCCGAGGAGATCAACCAAAAGCCGATTCAGCGAGCCCCCTTGATGGGCGCCAATGCCAGGGTTAAAATGCCCTCACAGGAGCGCTACGGAACCAGGCCGCACAGTAACCATCGCCTGTCGCTAAATATCACACCCAGCGGGGATTTCTACCAGCCCAAGACCAGTGGTCAGCAGGCCCAGCAGCAAGTTATGAACGCCTCGTCGGCCTCGGCGGGCTTTGGAGTAGGATCGGGATCAATGGGCGGTGGAACGGGTCCGGCGGCCGGAGAGTTTCCAGTGCGCAAGCAACAGATCTATGACGTCTTCCATCCGCCTCCACTGCCCAAAAACAGCTCAGGATCGAATCCCAATGCTGTGTTTATGCCACTTAATCCGCCCAGGGGCAGTCACCCGCTGCCCGTTGGACAACCGCCGGACGTGGTGTCCCTGAAATCGCAGAACTCTATAGAGTCAATACTGTCTGCCAAGAGTCCCGCTATCAGCGAATACGGGATGTACGCCAAGCGCCATGTGCCGCAGGCAGTGAGGCATGTGCCGAAGTACCCGAGTGACAGCGAGAGCATTGGCTCCGGAGTTCACGGAGGATATGGCGGGTTTCTCCAGTCCACCCATATGCCAGGAAATAGACACACGCAGCTCTTCCCCACTTTTGGACCCGGTGGTCGAGGCAACCGGAGATCCAGTCCATTGACCCTGCCCTCACCACCGCctcagcagcagttgcaacagcTCCCTGCGGCGACGGCACCGCACGACAGCGTTGGAATACCCACCGATCTGGACTACCATCCGCACCATCACACGCAGACCAACCCGATgccgcatccacatccccatccgcatGCTCCTTACTTGGATTATGGACACGGTCCCTATCCATATATGGGGGTGGGCGGAGGAGTCCCTGGAGTTGGTGGAGCTATCTATGAAGGCGGAACATTTCCGCGCAAGAAAGACAATCAGCGGTTAAGGATTCCATCAAATCCCAGTGTGGCCAGCAAGAGCAGCAGTATGGTGAAGAACAGCTCTGGCAGCATCGACCACCACTATGTGACGAGCACGGGACCTGCCTCCGGAGGATCCATGTCTTCGGATCGCGCACCTATGTCACTGATGAGCTCCAGTATTCACAACAGTTACGGTGCAAATATGGCAGGAGGAAATGGAACTGGATCGGGCGTAGGAGTgggaggaggcggtggaggaggaagTGGCCGCGGTTCGCCCATGCCGCAGGTCCATGTAGAGGTGCTCAGCCATGGAGGCGGCGGAAGTGGCAAGCGCAACTCCAATGTGCCTGCGGATTTTCTGTGCCCCGGAGACCTTAGAAGAGTCACCATCGACAAGCGCGACAAGTCGCTAGGTATCACCATTcagtgcaacaacaacggcggcgGAATATTTGTTTCAACCGTCGCTGACAAAAGCACCGCGATGCGTGCCGGTCTCCAGGTGGGCGATCAACTCTTGGAAGTATGTGGTATTAATATGCGAGCGGCCACGCAGGAGATTGCGGCCAACGTGCTGCGGCAGTGCGGCGACTCCTTCACAATGCTCGTTCAGTACAATCCGGAGAGTAAGTATATCAGCCCCTCCCGGCCCACAGTATACCATTCTAATTGTGATGTTTCCCGCAGAGTTTCCTTCAATTGAGTACGAGGGAGCACACAACATGGAACCAGAATCTCCCGTCAACCATTCGGGCTCCCCGACTCCGCGCAACTCTCCGCGTCCTCCTGCCCGCAATTCGCTCTTCCCGTTGCCGATGCAACCGCAGGTTCCATCAACGAGATCCGGCTCGAGAGCTCCTCTGTCGCATCAGTCGATCAAGGACCAGAGCTTTACCGACAGCCTGGAGAACCAGTCGGATATCAGCAGCAGTCAGGACATGCCTTCATCGGCGGCCACTACCACCACAACGACTGCCTCGGCCACCTCGACGGTGTATGATGAGGAACCCAAGCCATCCTTGCCGCCGCCACCTGCATCCGTTCCAGCAGAGAGTACGTAGCCACCACTCTACACCCACTACTAACCACACTCCCGGGGTAGTAGCAATTCCCCATAGTTCGATCCTTCGGCGGAGAAGGTAACCGTGCAGCAGGAAGTGTTTCCGGCTGTATAAGGTACATATTCTCAGGGTCGTAAAAAACAAGGATTTCAGATTAAAAGGCTCGATTTAGAAACTCTATATTTTGTTGATGTGGTCATCCAAAATCTATAATCTATAAAAAACATTGTAAATTTCCAAACGGAAGTTTATCAGCGTTATTTTCACATATACAGTATGTATCACAGCTTCCTTCTTACTAACAAAGCCATCAATCTTTCGAATTTTGCACATGACATGACATAGAATTTCTATTCCAGCTCTAAGGTATGTCACTCTGCACATGGACAAGTCGAAGAACCTGGGAATTAAGTTATTTGGGGGCAACAAAGTTGGCATCTATGTGCACGACGTCGCTGCGGGATCGCCTTCTGATCATGCAGGAATTCGCAAGGGCGATCAAATACTAGAGTACAATGGTGTGGATCTGAGCGGAGTCACCGCTGAGCAGGCAGCCAATGAGATTTCAAAGCTTACGGATACGGTCACCATGCTGGTGCAGAATAAATTACACAGTAAGTAGAGAATCCCTATGGGGTTTATTACAGATTATTGTAGTTTACATATTATGATATGCAATGTATTCTCTGCAGCCCTAAAGCAAATTAAAGACGAGCCTGGCGACTCCTTTTATATTCGCGTGGGGTTTGACCGGACTGGTGAGTTGAACGAGGACGATTTGCGCTTTGTTAAGGACGAGGTGCTCTACGTGGATAATACGGTTTTTAATGGCACCTTTGGTTTGTGGCGAGCCTGGAAGCTGGATGCCATGGGCCATCGGAAGGAGTGCGGCATAATACCCAGTCAAATGAAGTACGTGTACAAATTACTTAATTCAAATTggtattttattaacaaatattttatcttTGCAGGGTGGAAGAGGAACTTCGATCGGGTGAGGTGGTGGAATGTGATACGGGCACTGCTAGACGCGGCAGCACTTCGGCCAGGAGATCATTTTTTCGTCGCAAGAAAAACCAGCGCAGCTCGTCTCGCGACTCCACGGAGATTGCCAGTTTCAGCAACACACAGCTTAGCTTCTTTCCAGACTTAGGTCTGCTCAACGATGATGGTGGAGCTCTTAGCTACCAGCGTGTAGAGCTTTTAGATTGTAcgttattatttatgaaaactAAATGAAGTGAATTGATGTATAGGCCACTTTCTAGCTCCCATTCGCCGGCCCGTGCTGATCATCGGACCGTTGTCCGAATGTCTTATAGATCGCCTTAAAATTGACTTCTCCAACCTCTTCAAACTGTGCGAGGTGACGGCCATGGACTGCTCGCAGGAGGCCATGGAGGAGGGTCTGAAAGAAAACATCTTTGTGGACTACCGGCGGAAGGCCAACAAGTTTGAATGCACCACTGTGGAGGCCATTAGCAATGCCTGTAAAAATGTACGTAATTTGAGCAATTTCTATACATATTTGTAAACTTTAAATATCCCTTACAGGATCGACGTCACTGCATCCTTGACGTTTCTATCTCCGCCGTAGAGCGTCTGCAGCGCCTACAAATCTATCCAATTGTCCTCTTGCTGCGCTTCAAGTCCGCAAAGCAAATCCGCGATATTCGCGACTTTGGCACCGACAAAATCCCAGCCAAGGCGGCCAAGGAGATGTACGAGCGGGCCATGAAGCTCGAGACCGACTACAAGCAGTACATATCAGGTAACTGCTTATAACGCTATCAATCAGAAATCCCCTTATAACATCTTATTTTCCTGCAGCCGTAATCCCCGGCGTCAGTATCAAGCACATGTGCACCCAAATCAAGGATGCCGTCGACAAGGAGCAGGACAAGCTGCTTTGGGTGCCCGTATCGAGTGGTTGATCCAATCGGATCGCCGCCTGAACAATTTGGACTTAGGAGCATCCTAGTTTTAGTTATTAGCACACAACGCGACACTCACGATTAGTATTTTTCAATGCGCATCAATAGTATCAAGTTcgtatttgttttgttcaaCGCAGAGTATTCAATTGGCGCCAACTTGCAAGTTAGAAGTTAGGGCGCGGTATTTCTACCTGTTTCTTGTCTCTGTCACCTAATTAATGTCTATAGACTTACTTTTTATTTGCGGTTAGTCTGACCGCTCTGACAGCAAAATATGGTCAGCTTTGATCACAAACATGGAAAATGCTTCCACAATTTATATATCTAATTTATATATACCGTTTGGAACCCGATTTTCTTCTCTGGCGACATTCTTCGCCAAAAGTCTGTTTGTATGCAATGAATTATTATGTAATTGTAAGTAAGCGca
This genomic stretch from Drosophila teissieri strain GT53w chromosome 2L, Prin_Dtei_1.1, whole genome shotgun sequence harbors:
- the LOC122617868 gene encoding disks large homolog 5, translating into MAKMASGDLSLTSTSSQEEESSEYVGYDNTLRPPSNSSGSTTAANMSNNNGPSKGVNSGVGVSGISGGKGANYDILQAQYKSALLELNTLRHQHASTKRRCDELATELTLYQEHYVADRNKFTDMVEESARFKRLLLETQNQQSQQAQNGNNQVPPVGSGNPYYFGKTQGCDGSCIEKLAELKKERNMVAVEREKYKKSYIELEKDRNYYRERGDENQKLKVLLSQESKNVLSLTEELNQLLSEKDNVLQEHQKMSDDLVLANKEIERLKKDEQLARAEIKVLQLANADLKKRDLLKSRDSSWSKEFPSGKELENSKELEKLRKSLEKALSEVERSSQDAEEAKRVRDWAISQREKIVQERDSVKTLCDKMRHERDKAISDSLMAIRDSEKIKKQKDEAQKKIDLLKEQMEQQERQNLDSNASGSRRSFRLSSYEGEDLLEVELSGYEHTSDLGIILDDSNKRKLVCGVTSSSPACGKLKINDVICKVNNLDCQSLSKRMVLDEIRACAPRSLLLVSRTRHSKRHAYSVQLKTRDRDCPHGLQLDMGVFIAKIEQNTLAFYEPELDVGDRVLSINNKSMDSVQSIEEVMQLLNNPRNDGLNLYALKYVQDQLPPGMTTSSAQTDSIDCMQHVSSAGGGSGPSSATKHPSRFAEFFFRKLKFSKPGTPEDNFEQEHDDAIAALDSVLSENSSEKSKENLFNRKKRTKKEKEASKSMGTWPRTNISHENPTGTMRGNEKKRALMSLFTAGPINVDKDDELMGDVGVPEKQPAALIQDQLPPPLPPQMSKPLAHIRGSNGGAIKTHPNRNSNPVSSGVSALFPPGPSNGMPTAGYPTHPRHSLYGVTAEEINQKPIQRAPLMGANARVKMPSQERYGTRPHSNHRLSLNITPSGDFYQPKTSGQQAQQQVMNASSASAGFGVGSGSMGGGTGPAAGEFPVRKQQIYDVFHPPPLPKNSSGSNPNAVFMPLNPPRGSHPLPVGQPPDVVSLKSQNSIESILSAKSPAISEYGMYAKRHVPQAVRHVPKYPSDSESIGSGVHGGYGGFLQSTHMPGNRHTQLFPTFGPGGRGNRRSSPLTLPSPPPQQQLQQLPAATAPHDSVGIPTDLDYHPHHHTQTNPMPHPHPHPHAPYLDYGHGPYPYMGVGGGVPGVGGAIYEGGTFPRKKDNQRLRIPSNPSVASKSSSMVKNSSGSIDHHYVTSTGPASGGSMSSDRAPMSLMSSSIHNSYGANMAGGNGTGSGVGVGGGGGGGSGRGSPMPQVHVEVLSHGGGGSGKRNSNVPADFLCPGDLRRVTIDKRDKSLGITIQCNNNGGGIFVSTVADKSTAMRAGLQVGDQLLEVCGINMRAATQEIAANVLRQCGDSFTMLVQYNPEKFPSIEYEGAHNMEPESPVNHSGSPTPRNSPRPPARNSLFPLPMQPQVPSTRSGSRAPLSHQSIKDQSFTDSLENQSDISSSQDMPSSAATTTTTTASATSTVYDEEPKPSLPPPPASVPAETLRYVTLHMDKSKNLGIKLFGGNKVGIYVHDVAAGSPSDHAGIRKGDQILEYNGVDLSGVTAEQAANEISKLTDTVTMLVQNKLHTLKQIKDEPGDSFYIRVGFDRTGELNEDDLRFVKDEVLYVDNTVFNGTFGLWRAWKLDAMGHRKECGIIPSQMKVEEELRSGEVVECDTGTARRGSTSARRSFFRRKKNQRSSSRDSTEIASFSNTQLSFFPDLGLLNDDGGALSYQRVELLDSPIRRPVLIIGPLSECLIDRLKIDFSNLFKLCEVTAMDCSQEAMEEGLKENIFVDYRRKANKFECTTVEAISNACKNDRRHCILDVSISAVERLQRLQIYPIVLLLRFKSAKQIRDIRDFGTDKIPAKAAKEMYERAMKLETDYKQYISAVIPGVSIKHMCTQIKDAVDKEQDKLLWVPVSSG